The Elusimicrobiota bacterium genome includes a region encoding these proteins:
- the mepM gene encoding Murein DD-endopeptidase MepM, whose amino-acid sequence MNSSPISPRQRVALILGSVSLILLIALLLPKKAKHFFSPAPPPVVITTGTVQSGDVFGLLLTRHGKLDPKYVAPVQKAFREQFRPESIQPGHHFEIVTSTTGIFQKLTYKIDPTQSFVVTRSSGDVYQSEQVTQKTVWMEKRISVEVTKFLEWDLRNAGYEPTLIDNLTYELGESIFGWRIDFFTEQRKGDRLDVLLEEEYIVGEDHPIKGGKHMRVITASYTGSGTKNKENVAIRFQSHDAKRADYFDPEGKAMRREFLRAPFTKGVFRISSGFNPRRLHPILRVYRPHHGTDYAASVGTPVAAIGKGTVVRAEWYKGYGNCIDIRHNNRYVSRYGHLSKIAVRRGQVVEQGRYIGKVGNTGLSTGPHLHFEMLVNGAQQNFLRMNFPASSSVAKSDMPDFYRVRDEALARLAARPVDQPKKLS is encoded by the coding sequence ATGAATTCCTCGCCCATTTCTCCTCGACAACGCGTGGCCCTTATTTTGGGGAGCGTGTCGTTGATTCTTTTAATCGCTCTTTTGCTTCCCAAAAAAGCGAAACATTTTTTTTCTCCAGCCCCCCCACCGGTGGTGATCACAACGGGCACCGTTCAATCGGGAGACGTGTTTGGTCTGCTCCTCACCCGTCACGGCAAATTAGATCCCAAATATGTGGCGCCGGTCCAAAAGGCTTTTCGGGAGCAATTCCGGCCGGAAAGCATTCAGCCCGGACATCATTTTGAAATCGTCACCTCCACCACCGGCATTTTCCAAAAACTCACCTACAAAATTGATCCCACCCAATCCTTTGTGGTCACGCGAAGCAGCGGAGACGTCTATCAATCGGAACAGGTCACGCAAAAAACCGTGTGGATGGAAAAACGCATCAGCGTGGAGGTCACAAAATTTTTGGAATGGGACCTGCGCAATGCCGGCTATGAACCCACACTCATCGACAACCTGACCTATGAATTGGGAGAAAGTATTTTTGGCTGGCGCATTGACTTTTTTACCGAACAACGCAAAGGCGATCGGCTGGATGTTCTTTTAGAAGAGGAATATATCGTGGGAGAAGACCACCCGATCAAAGGCGGTAAACACATGCGGGTCATTACCGCTTCTTACACAGGCTCTGGTACAAAAAATAAAGAGAACGTGGCCATTCGATTTCAATCCCATGACGCGAAACGCGCCGACTACTTCGATCCTGAAGGAAAAGCCATGCGCCGCGAATTTTTGCGGGCGCCTTTCACGAAAGGGGTGTTCCGAATTTCATCGGGCTTCAACCCGCGCCGGCTTCATCCGATTTTGCGTGTGTACCGGCCCCATCACGGCACCGATTATGCCGCTTCTGTGGGAACCCCCGTGGCCGCCATCGGAAAAGGAACGGTGGTTCGGGCTGAGTGGTACAAAGGGTATGGCAACTGCATTGATATTCGACACAACAACCGTTATGTCTCCCGTTACGGGCATCTCTCCAAAATTGCCGTTCGAAGAGGACAGGTGGTGGAACAAGGCCGCTACATAGGAAAAGTAGGGAACACTGGACTATCCACGGGACCTCATCTACACTTCGAAATGTTGGTTAACGGCGCGCAGCAGAATTTTTTACGCATGAATTTTCCGGCCTCTTCTTCGGTGGCCAAGTCGGATATGCCAGATTTCTACCGCGTTCGTGATGAAGCCTTGGCTCGCCTCGCCGCGAGGCCGGTTGATCAACCCAAAAAATTATCATGA